In Piliocolobus tephrosceles isolate RC106 chromosome 4, ASM277652v3, whole genome shotgun sequence, the following are encoded in one genomic region:
- the LOC111528601 gene encoding NADH dehydrogenase [ubiquinone] 1 beta subcomplex subunit 4-like: protein MSFSNYKSSRLAALPETLDPAEYGTSPETRRAQAERLAIRARLKREYLLQYNDPNRRGLIENPALLRWTYARTTNVYPNFRPTPKNSLMGALFGIGPLIFLYCIIKTDRDRKEKLIREGKLDRTFQLSR, encoded by the coding sequence ATGTCGTTCTCAAACTATAAGTCGTCGCGCCTGGCCGCTCTGCCCGAGACCCTCGACCCAGCTGAATATGGCACATCTCCGGAAACCCGGCGGGCGCAAGCCGAGCGGTTGGCCATAAGAGCCCGGCTGAAACGAGAGTACCTGCTTCAGTACAACGATCCCAACCGCCGAGGGCTCATCGAAAATCCTGCCTTGCTTCGTTGGACCTATGCAAGAACAACAAATGTCTATCCTAATTTCAGACCCACTCCTAAAAACTCACTCATGGGAGCTCTGTTTGGAATCGGGCCCCTCATCTTCCTGTATTGTATTATCAAAACTGACAGggataggaaagaaaaacttaTCCGGGAAGGAAAATTGGATCGAACATTTCAGCTCTCACGTTAA